Within the Silurus meridionalis isolate SWU-2019-XX chromosome 2, ASM1480568v1, whole genome shotgun sequence genome, the region GCCTGATTGGGGTGGATTCACAATTCCATTGGCTTTTGCGGCTTAATGTCTTGTTGAATGACGTCTCATGATAAGACCTAGGGACAATTTAGAGTAGGCATTTTAGCTACAGCATGATTTCGAGATGTGGGAGGAAACTAAAGAATTCAAAGGGACAAAGAGAGAACTTGTGAAAGAGAGTAATCAGAGCAATGTTTCCCAATGTAACACAATGGCCATAGTGTTAAATATAAATCTTAACTATAAGGTTTTACTCTCCGGTATCACTGTTAACTCTGCAACCAAAGAGTAAAGGGTTTTCTCTAGTAGTGTCCTTAATGAGAAATCAATTAGAGAATATTTCTACCACTAAAAATACAAAGGCTTTGTAGGAGCTACTTATACAATGAGccccattttcttttctcatgggCATCATTTACTATGATTGTGGTAAGCTCTTTGCATTTTAACAATCATCCCGTAGGTGCGGAAAATGCTCGGATTCTTAAACAGGAGAGAAGTGTGGAGGAGAGCTGGAGAAGCTGTGGAGCCGAAAAGGCCGTTGAACTCTCTGGAATGGTGGAATCCGAGCCCGGATCCAGTCCGGTTAACGCTGCCAAGGTGAGCAGGATGCACGAGTGTTCATTCAGTAGAAATATTAACTAAGAGTGTCCTGAAatcacatgataaaaaaaaaaaacaagttgtaTGTTTTggtgttctgtgtgtttgtgcttttataCAGAATGCAGTTCAAGAGAAAGGAAAGATGGACTGCATGCTTAAATCCGAGTCTGCTCAGACTGCCACTGCTACTGAGCTACAAGAGGAGTGGAAACTGAGTACTGAAGGTATTATGAAATAGTTAATCttatccaagaaaaaaaaaacacgacgtggtatcaaaaagttttaacgGTGAAAACTGGTGAGCAAACATGAAAATTTCACATGAAACTGGGCAGACCGTTTTGGGACGAGTCGTTCGATGCGTTTTGAGTGGTTTCAAGTGCTCAAGAACATTACTGAAAGACCGAGAAGACCCTCAATGAGCTCAACCCCTGTAAACGTCAAAACCATTCTGCAACTTGTGCATGCCGATCGCCGGAGaacgatctcacttccgcacccactcTACTCTTGGCTCTTGCAAACTTCGCCTCTTCCCCGATGATGAAGATACAGCTCAGAGgtcgccattttgacaccattgcgaaGATCCGGCGCGAATCGCAGAAGTTGCTGGAAGCGTTTCGAAAGGAAGACTTCCAGGTCGTatttcagaagtggcaggaaagttggggcgctgtattgctgtgcaaggggactattttgaagttgatagtatgtaaacataaatatgtaaagTACTTTATTAgcgctagtctcgaaactttttgataccacctcgtatctATGATGGGTGGAAATTTCAACTCTCTACATACCAGTCTTTGGTTTCACTGTAGTTACTGTAAAATTTACAACGTTTACTTTTTCCCCAGTAACAGAAGGCTCTGATGACTCTGCTCACAATAAAACCTATAGTGAGCAGGAGCTGCAGCAGATTCAGAACGACTGGAGCTCTGGGTTGGATCAAGCTCCTGACACTGAGCCAGACATGGACCATATCCAGGGTCTCCTCTATAGAACTCGCTATAACATGGAGGACTTGGGAAGCTATAGCAACCAGGAACTGGATATGGGAGGTATGAATGGCCTAACAGACCCTCCTCACAGAGCTGGAGAGGTTTTGGGGTTCGGTGTGCTACCAGGATCTTTGCAGACTGACCTGGGTACATCTGAGGAATGCCGAAGATTGCTCAAAAATAAACGAGGAAGCAAGGTCTCACCGACGTTACAGGATGCCTCAGATACCCGCGACATGGACTGTTTGCTTATTAATGAGGAGGGCTACTTGCAGGATGTAAGCGGTCTTTCCCAGGCCGCACATTCCGGAGACTCGCAAGGAAACCCGATATACAACAGGGATACGGTTAACGATGGTGCCGATTGCTTTTACGGTGGAGATGCATTCAGCCAGCCGCTAGAGCTGAATAACGGATctgcaggaatgctgggagacCGAGATGACAGAGATCATTCTTGCTCTCAGTGTATGATCAGTTTCCCAGACCAGGTTTCCCTCAAAGCGCATTTGAACGGCCACCGTCATCGCAACGTCACCACGTCCTACGTCTGCAACCAGTGTGGAAAGAAGTTCCCTCAAGCCTGCAACCTGAAGGTTCACCAACGCGTGCACCAGAGGGAGGGACTGCACCTGTGCAGCCACTGCGGCAAAGGCTACACGTCCTTCAGCGATCTGCGGAAACACAGATGCAGCCAGTCTGGAGACAAACCCTACAGCTGCTCGCTGTGCGGGAACAAGTTCAGCCGCCTGTGGAACCTCAAGCTCCACCGGCGCATCCATACACAAGAGAAACCACACCGCTGCAGCATGTGTGACAAGAGCTTCACCCGGGCGGACATCCTGAAGGTCCACCAGCGCACCCACACTGGAGAGAGACCGTATTCCTGCAGGGTGTGTGGACTCACCTTTAAACGCCTCGACCATCTCCGATCACACCAGCGGAAACACGGGGCCAATCTGAATAACCCTCAGAACTAGCCGTCTGTAGAATATCATACAGCatgaattttcttttatataaaacgGGGACTCATTTACAGAATTGTAGAACATTGAATCCACCACATCTCAGTGAAATCTTAGAGGAATGGTGGGAATGGTAATGGAGGAAGTAGCAgatttttatatgaaatgatCAGAATGGTGTATAAAATAAGCAGATTTGTTCTAAAGCTGATATGATGCTTTACGGATTACCCACAGCTCTCCGATGGTTCCTCAATAGGTACTCTTATTTATTACCGTATATTGCaactttaaactttttaattCTTCACAAATATTTTCCGCAGGAGTGTTTTGAAAATGattgtggtattttttttttttttttttatcttaatatTAGATATGACAAAAAGTTTCAGTAGGCTTTTACAGAGCATCGATTTTTCTCATTGGTGGTGAGTCAAAAATTCATTAGCAAACTCACTGGCCAAGTTGCATGGAAACCTAACACACTAAAGCAATAGCTAACATCAAGTACCTTTGTCTGACCAGCTGGATAGCAGGTTAAGTGCATTAATACAACTTAAGGTAAACTGGCAGTTAGATTATATGGTCTTTATCATCTTCGAACAGGGTTTCTGAGGTAACACTTCAAAATTGCAACATGATGTTGGTCAGCTAGGAACTTAAAATCATCCCACCGTTAACCAGGTCGTGCCTGGGCCTAAATGTGTAGTGAAAGTGGAAGGCTTGTGCTTTAGTGAGAGCATCATGGTATATAGCTGTGAAGgacataaaatgtaaacatgcaCATCAAATGAAAACTTAAACGCAAAGCCCAAAGATAATACTTTTATTCCAGGGATCATTTTAAGTCATTTATTTGTGATATAAAATGCATATCTTGTCCAgagctgttttatttattggtaTTATGGAAATGGGAAGGTGTTGGATTTTGATTCAGAGGGAGTTAAATTTCCGGCACGGCCGCGCTGTCACTGCGGGGCTTATCCCTTATCTCTCAACTGtttaattctataaaaataaGATCAttataagtcgctctgaataagtgaatctgccaaatgctgtaaatgtatttgtttgaatAGTGTACATAGTGATGATTGTTATGTATCTTTCCATAAATCATGCAAACTTTCCTGAAAATAAGGGGTTTTCTCAGATTCTTATAAGAAATTCCAAAAGGCTGCTGttgtatatgatttttttacaaatagatCTGACCTCTTAAATTGACTTTCAGTTGTTAGTGTTCGTGTAAACTATCCATGTTGTACTGCCAGGGGTGTGGAATTACACCAAAATGGATTGAATACTTTTTTGCAATTTAAACCTAATATTTAAAATCGTTAAAGAATCCTAAAAACATGAGCTGAAATGCAaacattttcagtgtttttgtaAAACAGGCTTGAATATTCATACACAACGGAAACAGCAACCTGAAGACATTGCAGAGTACAGTTCTTTGCCCTGAAGAAGCCTAAGGGAGATCGTCCCTAGTTCTAGTACTATTACATTATTCAACTTTTGAATTGTAAAAAACCCATTTAAAAAGAATTGTAATTTTCCCCTACTGCCCTCTCGAATATTTAGCCATGGTAGTTTGTGATACgctttaaataaatgagtgtTAGTAATTTCTCTATGTACTGTTACTGCAGTgcctctgtttttgttttgcaatctgagactttgacttttttttttttttattactattttaacaatgaatGTTTGAATCCAATTTACATGCTATTACTTTTATCTGATgtctattattataaatatttttggttTGGTAGGATGCCGCTTGTATTAGTCTCCCGCGGATATATCAGTGGGCACCAACTCACTTGTACgtttttacacaattaaaaagacaaagtgtAAGCACTGTGGGTGAAAACTTTGTAAGTGAAGCCTACAGACACCAAAGAGACACAGGgttatgttcatgttgaatATGCACATCTAAAAAAGTCGATTATacgaattattatttatacataatacacattGATGGTTTGCCTGAAAATTCCAAGTTGATCAAAGTtcatgaaaagaaaattttataCTTGCATTTGTAATTACAAAGAGAATTTTAAAAAGTCCATATTTTAGTAACATCTCAccctaatataatataatataatacagtaaaaattaaacacttcaaggtaatgttttaaattaatacaaatataaacaccTGCAGCGTTTGTTACGTTTACATTCCCATATACATCTTCAGCaaacactcttatccagagcaacttttaaatctatttaataGTCTCCATGAGAGCACGTCCTCATGCTAGGTCACCAGGTCATGGATTAAGAATATCTGTCTAAAAACCCTGTTGGaatgttaaaacattttaataagaaaacaacaaataataGAACAAATCCTGATAAAGAGATACAACTTTATAgccattgcatagtacaggtacacaaaaaacaaagttaGCAAACtgacaatatataaatatgcaaatatatacagcatgtaatattaacaaaatgtttatacaaGGGCTTAAAGACAGCCAGGGAGAGTTCATACTAAAGACAGAGAAGAGTATTAAGCCTTGTGAGGGGTTATAGGATTAATTGATGCCTTAAGTTCGCATGCATCATCCAGCTACAACTCAGGAGTTGGacgatgtgtgttttttaagcAGATTTTTCCCTGTCATGAAAATGTGCCAGAGGActcaaaataaaagtaaaggcCTATGTTCATTTAATGCGATTTACAGCAAGCATTATTCAATTAAGCTACTGGATTGCTTGTATTTGGGAAAGTAGaacctgtacatttctatatatatatattgtggacagataaaaataaaaataaataaagaataaacacatgaacaggattaatacaacaaaaaaaagtcctaAGTATATCTCTGATTGAGAATAATAATTAACTTAAGTGATGTAGCTGAAGAAAAGGAATGGTCAGAGCCAGATTTTACATGCCTTACTGACAAGGTTTGCattgaggacacacacacagtccaaaTTGAAATATGAATCCAAATATGGAACACATCAGTGGTGAAGGACTACAATTCACACTTATCCCAAGGTCAGTGCTTAACATTGCaaaaattgtgtatatttttatactgaCATTTATCTTAATGCTACGTTCACATATGCATCAATTTTATTGCTACAAGTAGCTAGTAGGTGTTCATATTTTTACAAGTGGGCATTCCACAAATCAGGAGAACTCTTATGTGAGCTCTAATGTCATCTCTAGAACGTCAGAACAAGGCGTTCCATATTTGCATCAAGTTAAACTTTTCTAAACTTTGCAATGTCGGACATGCTTCAGGTCTGCTGgacaaagtcaggtactaatttAAAtgaggtgtttagtagggttgaggtcagagctctatagtgggacactcaaaatcttcctcttccaaccatgtaaaccatatctttatgtaGCAAAGACATTGCCTTGCTGGAACTCCTTTCAGGAGATCCAAACAGTTCAAAGAACATTCAAAGACAAGTATAATTGTGAGACTCAagctttgtagtaacagtttagagaagaaccacacatggcaggaaaggtcaggtgtcccaatacttttgtccatatagagtatacagtagggtGACTTGTTGCAGCCACTGCTAAAAGTTACCATGACAATGATTACGACTTGCGCCGACATGAGCAACAGTGATTGTTAACACTAGATGTGATCAGGTGACAGTTAAGAAAAGTTTAAGTTTATGCAAATAAGGAACAGAATGGGGAACTTGGGGGTGATGACAGTGGAACACGTGATGTGTCTCCTTGCATCACAAAAGTAGGAAAGCCCAAAGTAGGCGACTTTGAAGTACCACAAATGCAACTTGCAACAATAAAATGATTGCAAGTGTGAATGTGGCATAAGAGTGTTGTTCACAGTCTTCTGACTGGTAGCACAAAGGATGCAGAACAACAAAAGTTCTCGAGTCAGAAATGTTAAATAGGAAAACCTGCACCTGTAACACAATGACATGCAGGTCAAGGGCGGGTGATGGACTGGACAGACAGAGCCTATTTTACACATATAAACCCTAAAgagattaaatgattaaatttttattaacttGGTTTGATTCGGCAAGGTAATGTTTCCTATTAAATATCACATTTTCCATGCGCACACAGCTTATTAGAGTCATGTTTTATTCCCTGGCTTTCGGTGTTTTTGATGCAGTCTGTGAATAGGATCTAAGCttgattttcattattatttgatGGAAAGATGTAGGATAAACCAAGAATCCATTAAATCTTTGCACTGCTCTTGTTGCTAATAGAATTCAAATATTCACTCATTCAGCACAAATGAAAATATACATTGCCCATAGTCCATAGTCCTTGTAACTGGAACTGAGTTGTTACTGTAGCGCAAATATTTGTAGGCTATTTTCTTAGGACGGAATGGGAGAGTCATCAGTACTTGGGCTCTCACAGACCCTAATCATTGCAGCATTATTAGCTTTTTTATTACCCGTTTATTGATAGGAACAATCTTTTACACAGATATGTAACTAAGTTACCTAAACCATGTAAGTATATTGGTGATATTCACACAAATAATTACATTCAATTtagagagataaataggttataaaatatgaatgtttattttagtgCTTATAAGTTTAACCCTTATAATGAGTGAGccatggcaaggaaaaattccctgagATGCAATGCGAAAGAAACCTCGAAAGGAACCTGACTCAGAATGGAACCCAATCCTCATCTTGGTGGCACCAAACggccattcattatagttttatcaatTTTGAGTTGTGCTGTACAGTGATTGGgccttaaatgcagaactggtCCTGCAAAATGCAGTCGTAAGCCATTATAGATCTCATTCCCTGTGCTCAGTtgagtgtgaatgagaaggTATGGCAGAGCTCTCAGCTTCTGCACTTCATTGTGATTAGAGATTAACTCTGCAAtttttacaatacaaataatCAGAAGTGAAATGGCATTTCTAACACAGATcagagaaaaaaaggtttttgttaaaaaaaaaaaaaaagggaagatgTCCTGCACATAACACAATACtgtgcatattatattacttttatacacgatttaattattaatgtaattatttcatACTGTATACAATGGAAATGTAACTCAGCTAATCATAATACAGAATTTTCAAGAACATTTCCAGCcactgtggaatgaaaaaacagctatgAAGTCTACATGAATATAATGGAGTTCATGTAGTAGTTAGCTACAAAAGCGGGTCACAAGCCCTGACTAGTGCGCACTCGGACCATCTAATTAAAGGACATGAAAACGCTGACGTTATTGTACGTGTGGCCTCAGGTGGGcaacttgaaatctgattgttcgAAGCAATAGCTTTTAAACAACACATACTTTACACTACACTAGATTGTGCAAATTCTGAAGGCTTAAACGCAGAGCAACATAATGTTAtggttgaaatctgattgaatagAAACTCCAACATAAACAGACAATACTAGCAGCACACCCAGAGATCAGCTATAATTATTGGGTATAATTTactacatattcatggacaaaaaatatatattaaaacgcagtggtgaacagtaactGTAAtaagttactgtacttaagtagctttttatgtatctgtactttagtgttttcattacatttcaaagtcaaatatcgtactttttactcaacttttTGCGAAATCactcattcctttttatttacgagttgataacgcagcaagccaccaatacGCGTGGAACGAGCTCAGTTTCTAACTTGGTTTGTTCGCCGCTTGGTGACGTCTTATCACAAacctacagttcagcgtcagttcaacaacaagcagaacatttagggaggaataaatgatggaagaaactcttgACTCAAACTTGCCACAACAAACCGTGGCCTCATTTGCgcaatttttttttgaagtACTGTAGTTAAAAACAAGGtgttgggctcatgataattgtaatagatatcaattagtgtttgactcattaatattattctattaatagatgagtgtgctaagagtaacattagagtaaCATTAGTGAATTAAGCAACAGTATGGaaatgatcataggaacattatagctgtaataaatcattTGGATACATTTGTAGGCAAATACttgtgtacttttactcaagtatatgttttgtgtacttcgtccaccactgttaAAACGTAAATAAGTGATTTTGTCAGAGTTTAGCCAAGTAGAGAAGACCTCCCTGACCCTGATGGTGTGAGGGTATAGTAAGCAGTTTGTATTTCTGGCAACGCGTTTTCACGTGTGTCCACgcgggacactgtacaaatgcGTGACGTCACCGAGGATAACACAGGTTCCCTTTTCTGGAGCGTTGCGTCCAACCAAGAGTAAAAGCTAATCAGTCCGCGGGAATTCAACCACGTTCCTGGGTTTTATGGGTTTTATTTGTGAACGTCCACCCAGAATCGACGCGTGTAGCCGAGCAATCAGGCACAGAGCACGGGGGGAATGAGTGCTGGGTTAGCCGGGGAAGCTAGTTTTGCTAGGAGCTAATGAAACACGCAAGGTGTCAAAGACATCATCCGGGGATGGAGTGATCAGCAGCGGGAGGTCCAGTGCACGTTAGTGTCTGATCAGTCAAAACAAGGAGGGTGTTGTAGTGATTGAAAAGTGTATGGGACGCGACGAGGCAGCAGGATGTCGGATTCGCTCCTCGTGACGTTTCAGACTCAGCTCTCCGGCGTGATGGAGACCGTCCTGCGATCAGCTCTGTGCGAAATCACCAGGCTGGTGGAGGGAAGCTTCTTGGAGGAGATCGGTCGTGGGAAACGAGAGGCGGAGGTCTTAAGACGGAGATTGCAAATCTTGGAAAGCAAACTGGGCGAGAGGGACAGGATCAGGCGAGTCAGGTGTACAGACTGCGGCAGAGCCGGGCTCTCCAAGAAGGACATCTCTGGGAGAGACCCCAGGAGCCAAAGTGAAGGTCGGTCACCCATGTGATCTAGAGGTTTTTCTACATGTATTACATTGTGCAGCTTTCTTTGAATGTGAGTGGCCAAAGGATGTTGATATTCATCAGTACTTGGACAACTgacagaaggttgtgagttcataTCCCACCACTACCATGCTGCAAGTTTTGGACCCTTGGCCTTTTAATAGTGTAAATGATCTGGATCTAAATCTCTCTGGAAAAATGGGGGGTCCGCTATACAGTCTGCATAAACGACAGGTTTATAGTTTGTCCCCTCACTCTTTCTGTAGTACAGCGGTTTCATGGGAACTTGTAATGTAATTTGATGATCTGCATATTTTAATtatgaaatgataaaataaaaaaaacattgagataTCAGTGATCATCTATGTGGTGAAGTTTTCCTGTTGGGAAACGTTGCATTCatggaaagagtctccagttaCAGTCAGTAGGTCAGTTTTCCACCACTGGAAAGTCTTCAGGATTTTCCCAGTTTTATTGTCAACAAGATAAAACAAGCAACTCTCTTGTGTTACTTTAATTAGAGGTAAAAGAGGGAACGCACCTTCTGATAACAGGAAACTAACCTTACAAACAAAATTGACTGTAGACTAATTATTagttcatattaatatatagttATTAATGAGAAATTGCTGTGGaattaaaaaggaataaaatatatttcaggaAGGATGTAAGAGAAAAATCAAATGGCACCGTTCTTAATTGTTCGACATGTAGAACGTGCAGCTGAGTGACCTATGGCTTTGGATTGACGCAGGTGCAGAGTTGGTTTGTGTTACAAAGCAGGAGGGTGTGTCCGAAGCAGGCAGGAGAATCTGCGATAAGGGAAGCGTAACACCAGGTCAAGAGGCCACGTCAACCATCCCTGACCCTGAACTTAAGGTGTAGTATGGTGCACATGCAACCACTTCCATTCTTGCTGGTCGTATTAAACTCACCAACGTAACAGGTCATAATGAGGGGTGTTTTGCGATACTGCTTTGATAAAATACTGCAGTAGAGAAATCTGAAGtagttaatgattttttttattgatgtaaGTGCCTATAATGGAAGAGCAAATTGTATTTCTGGGTGTCTTTtgtaaagcaaaaacatgacAGTACTGTTTTACATTGTACAAACTTAAATGAAAAAACACCTTGAACTAATTTTTGCGTAtttacactggcgatcaaaattagagaacaatttataaacaattgatcaattctgaaataatgtcatcttcactgctcaacagttgagggagtttttgtcctgtctttaccatgctaccagaacaccttttccacaaaataaaaaaacattattttgcagaaaacacactgatcgatattagagaacactttcagatacctcccagttattggtgttaatctggcacctggtgctaatttccttgattatctgtaaacccctatttaactggcagcctaacttccagttttactgactctgcaagatggtgggccgttctaaagtgactgaaagcctccggcagcaggttgtccagatgaaggccaaagggatgaccctatcagccatagcaagacaagttggtcgttccaaatctgtgatttcaagaatattgaatctttacaacataaCAAACtaattcaagtccgccaagaaggctggtcgtctatagaagacaaatacaagagaggacaggatactgtggaggatctcaatgggcaatcttttccacactgcagctggaattgctcaccagttcagcgctgaacagggtaaggatctgtctcgtcatacagtgtctcgacggttaagagcatttggactgaaagcccactctacagtgaccaaacctctcattagcagaaagaatcaaaaggctagactaagctttgctgaggagcatgttgtggggacag harbors:
- the si:ch73-109d9.2 gene encoding uncharacterized protein si:ch73-109d9.2, with amino-acid sequence MSEIILTFQTQLSGVMETVFKAAIFEITRLVEESFLEEVSRSREQVESLKKKLQWSESKGRRRCLECANNKLSAEEKRDKSSSVQTGAENARILKQERSVEESWRSCGAEKAVELSGMVESEPGSSPVNAAKNAVQEKGKMDCMLKSESAQTATATELQEEWKLSTEVTEGSDDSAHNKTYSEQELQQIQNDWSSGLDQAPDTEPDMDHIQGLLYRTRYNMEDLGSYSNQELDMGGMNGLTDPPHRAGEVLGFGVLPGSLQTDLGTSEECRRLLKNKRGSKVSPTLQDASDTRDMDCLLINEEGYLQDVSGLSQAAHSGDSQGNPIYNRDTVNDGADCFYGGDAFSQPLELNNGSAGMLGDRDDRDHSCSQCMISFPDQVSLKAHLNGHRHRNVTTSYVCNQCGKKFPQACNLKVHQRVHQREGLHLCSHCGKGYTSFSDLRKHRCSQSGDKPYSCSLCGNKFSRLWNLKLHRRIHTQEKPHRCSMCDKSFTRADILKVHQRTHTGERPYSCRVCGLTFKRLDHLRSHQRKHGANLNNPQNYKDIALLELLSGDPNSSKNIQRQKVYGTRRGSRMSDSLLVTFQTQLSGVMETVLRSALCEITRLVEGSFLEEIGRGKREAEVLRRRLQILESKLGERDRIRRVRCTDCGRAGLSKKDISGRDPRSQSEGAELVCVTKQEGVSEAGRRICDKGSVTPGQEATSTIPDPELKAQVDGAKVGGVVKEEVAEASGVQIYSTAPCQTTADHRVSQSHNAGEKSGIHTSQPENWLPPRDKVPSTSAGIQDSVKQKAQSKKPDTKMDHLMHTSHSQPELTGPAPSSVSPNVNQQIGTPESVAIKQEVVVVLPPEWEELDRARTGTTSTASRVSQVQEELQHRDPLPTGTSEESSVVYPIPGGKESRSSQVTQQLRMLVKKQPKSAEHANVQLASSSSTVNVSRGHSLHKSSPLPKPSQAFPHLQRAYADERAVSALQSGRNIPQTVGIRTHSHVGHHVVRTPHICSQCGKGFSHLCHLRAHQQIHTGERQFCCGLCGRSFTKLSNLKAHRRVHTGERPYICMDCGKRFTQKCNLKRHQRIHSAHL